Proteins from one Setaria italica strain Yugu1 chromosome V, Setaria_italica_v2.0, whole genome shotgun sequence genomic window:
- the LOC101760711 gene encoding cytosolic sulfotransferase 14 has protein sequence MAAINKTKFKVLELNGKNYQTWALDCEFHLEAMQLTSTIARPAASVPALPLHEKLKLQERFGKQKAVLLPQLRFCGQVVTELEMIEKTLETFHPTNMGRELDEGSTAAPSPHVVAHGFFIIPPLAYPSPCCESLVEYNHRPLAGVCFLYQATKAPLPNHQPARVPDALPLHTFIQRIKGATTRQLAMSFSVQTVPQQEADAQAEETNQQLYQRFTDLVSSLPSSDGLSHQRLYLHGQGWRTDQMPMVGAMVAGARFAARPTDVVLASLPKTGTTWTEALLYAIVHRREHPPDAADHPFHSFGPHECVQNLEFQIYTCGRVPDIGDLPDPRLFATHVPFAALPGSVAGGGCMVVYVCCDPKDTLVSLWHFINKFRAKEGIGLLSAEVAADMFCAGESPFGPYWEHVLGYWRAHLARPDRVIFFRYEEMMRDPAAHVRRLAEFVGLPFGGAGEDGTADAIVRLCAFEHMCGLEATKSGRTVAGTSSVENSIFFRRGVVGDWVNHLSPETARRIDDITRSKFEGSGLIV, from the exons ATGGCTGCGATCAACAAGACGAAGTTTAAGGTTCTTGAGCTGAACGGCAAGAACTACCAGACCTGGGCACTCGATTGCGAGTTCCACCTAGAGGCGATGCAGCTGACTTCCACGATCGCTAGGCCTGCTGCCAGTGTTCCTGCACTGCCGCTCCATGAGAAG TTGAAGCTTCAGGAGCGCTTCGGCAAGCAGAAGGCGGTGCTCCTCCCACAG CTTCGCTTCTGTGGTCAAGTTGTCACTGAGCTCGAGATGATCGAGAAGACCCTCGAGACTTTCCATCCCACCAACATG GGAAGGGAACTGGATGAGGGATCCACGGCTGCGCCGTCACCTCACGTGGTTGCACATGGTTTTTTTATTATTCCGCCGCTTGCCTACCCCAGCCCGTGCTGTGAGAGCCTCGTGGAATATAATCACAGGCCTCTCGCCGGGGTTTGCTTCCTCTACCAGGCCACCAAGGCACCTTTACCGAACCATCAACCAGCTAGAGTACCAGACGCCTTACCCTTGCATACATTTATACAAAGAATCAAAGGTGCCACGACTCGCCAACTCGCCATGTCGTTCTCCGTGCAAACCGTTCCCCAGCAAGAAGCCGATGCGCAAGCGGAGGAAACCAACCAGCAACTCTACCAGCGTTTCACCGACCTGGTCTCCTCCCTGCCGAGCTCCGATGGCCTGTCGCACCAGCGGCTCTACCTCCACGGCCAAGGCTGGCGCACCGACCAGATGCCCATGGTCGGTGCCATGGTCGCCGGCGCCCGCTTCGCCGCGCGGCCCACGGACGTCGTCCTCGCCAGCCTGCCCAAGACCGGCACCACGTGGACCGAAGCGCTCCTCTACGCCATCGTGCACCGGCGGGAGCACCCTCCGGACGCCGCCGACCACCCTTTCCACTCCTTCGGCCCCCACGAGTGCGTCCAGAACTTGGAGTTCCAGATCTACACTTGCGGCAGAGTCCCCGACATCGGCGACCTCCCGGATCCGAGGCTCTTCGCCACGCACGTCCCCTTCGCGGCGCTGCCGGGGTCTGTCGCCGGTGGCGGCTGCATGGTCGTGTACGTGTGCTGCGACCCCAAGGACACCCTGGTCTCTCTATGGCACTTCATAAACAAGTTCAGGGCCAAGGAGGGGATAGGGCTCCTCTccgccgaggtcgccgccgACATGTTCTGCGCCGGCGAGTCGCCGTTCGGCCCGTACTGGGAGCACGTGCTCGGGTACTGGCGTGCGCACCTGGCGCGGCCCGACCGGGTGATCTTCTTCCGGTACGAGGAGATGATGAGGGACCCCGCGGCGCACGTCCGACGGCTGGCGGAGTTCGTGGGGCTCCCGTtcggcggcgctggcgaggaCGGCACGGCGGACGCCATCGTCAGGCTGTGCGCTTTCGAGCACATGTGCGGGCTTGAGGCGACGAAAAGCGGCAGGACGGTGGCGGGGACCAGCTCTGTGGAGAACAGCATCTTCTTCCGGCGTGGCGTGGTGGGGGACTGGGTGAACCACCTCTCACCGGAGACGGCGCGGCGCATCGACGACATCACGCGCTCCAAGTTCGAGGGCTCCGGTCTCATCGTCTAG
- the LOC101759485 gene encoding cytosolic sulfotransferase 14, whose product MFIQRIKGATTRQLAMSFSVQTVPQQEADAQAEETNQQLYQRFTDLVSSLPSSDGLSLQRLYLHGQGWRAGQMPMVGAMVAGARFAARPTDVVLASLPKTGTTWTEALLYATVRRREHPPDAADHPFHSFGPHECVQNLEYQIYYTCGRVPDIGDLPDPRLFSTHVPFAALPGSVAGGGCKVVYVCRDPKDTLVSLWHFINKFRAKEGMALLSAEVAADMFCAGESSFGPYWEHVLGYWRAHLARPDWVLFFRYEEMVRDPAAHVRRLAEFVGLPFGGAGEDGTADAIVRLCAFEHMCGLEATKSGRTVMGAISLENSIFFRRGVVGDWVNHLSPETARRIDDITRSKFEGSGLTV is encoded by the coding sequence ATGTTTATACAAAGAATCAAAGGTGCCACGACTCGCCAACTCGCCATGTCGTTCTCCGTGCAAACCGTTCCCCAGCAAGAAGCCGATGCGCAAGCGGAGGAAACCAACCAGCAACTCTACCAGCGTTTCACCGACCTGGTCTCCTCCCTGCCGAGCTCCGATGGCCTGTCGCTCCAGCGGCTCTACCTCCACGGCCAAGGCTGGCGCGCCGGCCAGATGCCCATGGTCGGTGCCATGGTCGCCGGCGCCCGCTTCGCCGCGCGGCCCACGGACGTCGTCCTCGCCAGCCTGCCCAAGACCGGCACCACGTGGACCGAAGCGCTCCTCTACGCCACCGTGCGCCGGCGGGAGCACCCTCCGGACGCCGCCGACCACCCTTTCCACTCCTTCGGCCCCCACGAGTGCGTCCAGAACTTGGAGTACCAGATCTACTACACTTGCGGTAGAGTCCCCGACATCGGCGACCTCCCGGATCCGAGGCTCTTCTCCACGCACGTCCCCTTCGCGGCGCTGCCGGGGtctgtcgccggcggcggctgcaagGTCGTGTACGTGTGCCGCGACCCCAAGGACACCCTGGTCTCTCTATGGCACTTCATAAACAAGTTCAGGGCCAAGGAGGGGATGGCGCTCCTCTccgccgaggtcgccgccgACATGTTCTGCGCCGGCGAGTCGTCGTTCGGCCCGTACTGGGAGCACGTGCTCGGGTACTGGCGTGCGCACCTGGCGCGGCCCGACTGGGTGCTCTTCTTCCGGTACGAGGAGATGGTGAGGGACCCCGCGGCGCACGTCCGGCGGCTGGCGGAGTTCGTGGGGCTCCCGTTCGGCGGTGCTGGCGAGGACGGCACGGCGGACGCCATCGTCAGGCTGTGCGCTTTCGAGCACATGTGCGGGCTTGAGGCGACGAAAAGCGGCAGGACGGTGATGGGGGCCATCTCTCTGGAGAACAGCATCTTCTTCCGGCGTGGCGTGGTGGGGGACTGGGTGAACCACCTCTCACCGGAGACGGCGCGGCGCATCGACGACATCACGCGCTCCAAGTTCGAGGGCTCCGGTCTCACCGTCTAG